The genomic segment GCGTCGGCCACCGGCGGCGGGCTGACCACCAAGGTGGGGGCCAAGGCCTGGGCTGCCGTCAGCATAGGGCGCAGGTCCGCCAGGACTGCATCCTGGTTGCGTGGCGTGCCGCCTCCGGGCGCGGCCATATCCACTACCCCCACACAGAACACCAGGCGCGGTTCCATGCCGGGGATGCGCCGGGCCTCCATTTCTGTCCGCCAGCGGCGCGCCACGTCCGCCGTGCCTTGCCGCCGTGCGCCCAGATTATAGAAGGTGGCGCGGGGGATGCCGTACAGACCGACTTCACGCCCCAGTACGGCCAGCCGGCTGACCCAGCCGCCGGGCATCTGGTCGTCGTTCACTCCCAAAGTGAGCGAATCTCCAAAAAAGAACCAGGTCGGCGTACGGGACATGGGCTCCTCACGGACGGGTCTGCCCGTCGGCAAAGATTTGCGCGGTCTTGCACAGATGCAGCCGGGGCTGCAGGGAAGTTTCTTCCCCCAGAGGCTCCAGAATGGCCAAACACAATTTTAAAGGCGACAGATATGCACTACCCCAGTCGGCCACAAATGTCACGGCACCGTCGCCTTTCGCCACATCCCAGCGCGCCAGCAGGGGGCGCAGGTCTGTGGTGCGCGGTCCCTTTTTGGTTTCACGGCTGCGGGGGCAGGAATCCAGAGCGGCAAAGGCGGCAAAGCAGTGGGCGACCTCGCGGTTTTCCGCTGCTGTGGGCAGGCGGCAGCAAAAAGCCTCGGCCACGGCCTGTTCTGTGCGCGCCTGTTTGGTAGTGCGTTCCACAGCGGTCACTTCCATGCCCAGCGGCAGGTGCGGGGCCAGCTGGGCGGCCACGGCTTCGGGCGGCAGGTTCTGGTGCAGGGTCAGGGCAAACCATTCCGCTGCGCTTTCCACGCCCACGGGCAGGGCGCGGCCAAAGGACACCAGCGGCATGGGGTGGAAGCCCTGGGAAAAGGCCAGGGGCAGGCGCGCCCGGCGGAGTGCCCGGTCCAGCACGGCCTGCAGCTCCAGCTGACTCAGCCAGGCGCTGCCGGCGACCCTGCTGTGCCAGACGCGGTACTGAGCCGCCTTGACGGTCAGCTCCGGCGCCACGCCGGGGGGCCGGTTGCCCTGAACGCGACAGACAATGCGGCCGGTATCGTCGCGTCGGGGCTGATGGGCCGCCTGGTCGCGCTGGGCAAAGACCAGGCGGTTGCAGTGCCGGGCGGCGTCGGGCCAGGCCGGCGCGCCGAAGGGACTGTCCGCCTGGCGTGCGGGGGGCGCGTCTGCGGTTGCCGTTGCCGGTGCGGCCTGCATGCCGTCCGCGTCCGTGGGGTACGCCGTTTCCGGTGTGGGCGTGTGGGGCAGACGGGAAGAACCGGCCCTGGTGTCGCAGGCCCCGCACTGACGGCAGGCCCCGTAGCGGCAATCGTCGGTGATTTTGCCGTCCAGGGCGCGGCGGTATTCACGCAGCAGAAAGTCTTCGGAAACTCCGGCTTCCAAATGGCTCCAGGGCAGGGGCGCGCCGGGCTCGCGCGGGCCGGTATAATCCTCGGCCCTGAGGCCGCAGGCTTCCAGGGCTTCCAGCCAGGGGTTCAGGTCAAAGCCTTCGGCCCAACTGCAGAACACGGCCCCTTTGCGGTAGGCCAGCTCCACCACGTCGGCCATGCGCCTGTCCGCGCGGGAAAGGATGCCCTCCAGGTGGCTCATGGCGGGTTCGTGCCAGCGCAGTTTGAGGCACTTCAGCCCGCGGAAGGCGTCGCGAACCAGGTTTACCCGGCGGCGGATTTCGTCCTGACTGCTCTGCGCTACCCACTGGAAAGGGGTGAAGGGCTTGGGCACAAAGGGGGAGAGGGCGGCGGTTACCTGCAGGCGGGGGCCGCCGGGGCCGGCGGCGTCGCGCACCTTGCGGCAGAGGTCGGCAATGGCCGTGAGGTCCGCGTCCGTTTCCGTGGGCAGGCCGATCATGAAGTAGAGCTTCACCTGCCGCCAGCCATGTTCCAGCAGTTTTTGCACGTGCAGCAGCAGGCCTTCTTCGCTTACGCCCTTGTTGATGACGTCGCGCAGGCGCTGGCTGCCGGCCTCTGGGGCCAGAGTGCAGCCTGTGCGGCGCAGCTCGGCCATGCGTTCCATGATGGCGTCGTCGATGGAGCCCACCCGCAGCGAAGGCAGGGAAAGGCTGATCTGTTCTTCGGCGCAGCGGTCCAGCACGCTCAGGCTCAGGGTCTTCAGGGCGGAATAGTCTCCGGTGCTCAGAGAGAGGAAGGAAATTTCGTCAAAGCCTGTTTCGTCCAGGCAGCGGCGCAACAGGCTGTGAATATTTTCCAGGGAGCGCTCTCGCACAGGGCGATAGACCACGCCGGCGTGGCAGAAGCGGCATCCGCGCGTGCAGCCGCGGGCGATTTCCAGCGAGAGYCGGTTGTGCACGGCCCCCACGGGCACCACTTGGCGCACGGGATAGGCGGCCTTATTGATGTCTGCCACAATGCGCCGTGCCGGGCGGGCATAATCCGCCACAAGGGGGCGCAAAGGCGCGCCGGGCGCGGCCGACACGGGCGTGAACAGAGATGGCACGTACACGCCGGGGATGCGCCGTGCCGCGTGGAGCAGTTCCTTTCGGGTCCAGCCCCGGTCGCGGGCTTTTTCCAGCAGTTCCAGCACGTCCGGCAGGCTTTCTTCGCCGTCGCCCAGAACCATCAAATCCACAAATGGGGTCAGGGGCTCGGCGCTGAGCAGGGCCCCGCCGCCGGCCATCACCAGCGGACAGGCGTCCAGACTTTCTGGCCGGTCCGCGCTACGCAGGGGAATACCCGCCAGGTCCAGCATATAGAGCACGTTGGTATAGCACAGCTCGTG from the Desulfovibrio legallii genome contains:
- a CDS encoding GDSL-type esterase/lipase family protein — its product is MSRTPTWFFFGDSLTLGVNDDQMPGGWVSRLAVLGREVGLYGIPRATFYNLGARRQGTADVARRWRTEMEARRIPGMEPRLVFCVGVVDMAAPGGGTPRNQDAVLADLRPMLTAAQALAPTLVVSPPPVADADTRQRLAALNAGQKKICADLGLPFAEAYSALAADKTYLQDLSDGLHPGPQGCALMAKTLLAQPCVRRFFSLSGA
- a CDS encoding TIGR03960 family B12-binding radical SAM protein, whose translation is MRELLPLLPRPSRYAGIEDNVCRKDPTRVRLRVALAFPDTYEVGMSYLGQKILYGVVNARPQWWAERVMAPEREAAQVLREHNAPLATLESDTPLVRTHALCFSITHELCYTNVLYMLDLAGIPLRSADRPESLDACPLVMAGGGALLSAEPLTPFVDLMVLGDGEESLPDVLELLEKARDRGWTRKELLHAARRIPGVYVPSLFTPVSAAPGAPLRPLVADYARPARRIVADINKAAYPVRQVVPVGAVHNRLSLEIARGCTRGCRFCHAGVVYRPVRERSLENIHSLLRRCLDETGFDEISFLSLSTGDYSALKTLSLSVLDRCAEEQISLSLPSLRVGSIDDAIMERMAELRRTGCTLAPEAGSQRLRDVINKGVSEEGLLLHVQKLLEHGWRQVKLYFMIGLPTETDADLTAIADLCRKVRDAAGPGGPRLQVTAALSPFVPKPFTPFQWVAQSSQDEIRRRVNLVRDAFRGLKCLKLRWHEPAMSHLEGILSRADRRMADVVELAYRKGAVFCSWAEGFDLNPWLEALEACGLRAEDYTGPREPGAPLPWSHLEAGVSEDFLLREYRRALDGKITDDCRYGACRQCGACDTRAGSSRLPHTPTPETAYPTDADGMQAAPATATADAPPARQADSPFGAPAWPDAARHCNRLVFAQRDQAAHQPRRDDTGRIVCRVQGNRPPGVAPELTVKAAQYRVWHSRVAGSAWLSQLELQAVLDRALRRARLPLAFSQGFHPMPLVSFGRALPVGVESAAEWFALTLHQNLPPEAVAAQLAPHLPLGMEVTAVERTTKQARTEQAVAEAFCCRLPTAAENREVAHCFAAFAALDSCPRSRETKKGPRTTDLRPLLARWDVAKGDGAVTFVADWGSAYLSPLKLCLAILEPLGEETSLQPRLHLCKTAQIFADGQTRP